One window of the Pieris brassicae chromosome 2, ilPieBrab1.1, whole genome shotgun sequence genome contains the following:
- the LOC123720062 gene encoding WW domain-binding protein 4 isoform X1 — MVCGLFQTEYWQSQARKYCEFCKCWFADNKVSISFHENGKKHKESVKKHISQLSKRSAKEFKAKEKLDNELQKMEKAAMSAYMKDVQNNADLTSKNINEMLEQDGNSSDIIAPSVITKKEPLWQEVKTDDAKPYFWNTETNETTWDEPDNYLSIAQQEEKKLRNDKKQKKILKEKQKEAMIEVKAHLVRESMKELAVKPEKATPTIFSYGPEPRSSKPYGKWETVVQEPVEKIDLQLPKKEVHLPPVVVEPEVVKFKEKRVDSLGDGPVEFKKRKINNAKRNIRQKLNDE; from the exons ATGGTCTGTGGTCTCTTTCA GACAGAATATTGGCAGTCTCAGGCTCGAAAATATTGCGAGTTTTGCAAATGTTGGTTTGCAGATAACAaagtt TCTATATCTTTTCATGAAAATGGCAAAAAACATAAAGAAAGTGTCAAAAAGCATATATCCCAGCTTAGTAAACGTAGTGCAAAGGAATTTAAAGCTAAAGAAAAGCTTGATAATGAGTTACAAAAAATGGAAAAGGCTGCAATGAGTGCCTATATGAAAGATGTCCAAAATAATGCCGATTTAACTTCAAAG aatattaatgaaatgctAGAGCAAGATGGTAATAGTAGTGATATTATTGCACCGAGTGTAATTACCAAGAAAGAACCACTCTGGCAAGAAGTAAAGACTGATGATGCCAAGCCATATTTTTGGAATACAGAAACAAATG AAACAACATGGGATGAACCAGATAATTATCTCTCTATAGCTCAGCAAGAAGAAAAGAAACTGAGAAATGacaaaaaacagaaaaaaatatt aaaagaaaaGCAAAAAGAAGCTATGATAGAGGTTAAAGCACATTTAGTGAGAGAAAGTATGAAAGAATTAGCTGTAAAGCCCGAGAAAGCTACTccaacaatattttcttacgGGCCTGAACCACGAAGCAGCAAGCCGTATGGAAAATGGGAAACTGTTGTTCAAGA GCCTGTGGAAAAAATTGATTTGCAGTTGCCAAAGAAAGAAGTTCATCTACCACCAGTAGTCGTTGAACCGGAAGTTGTAAAGTTTAAGGAAAAGCGAGTGGACTCACTTGGTGATGGACCTGTAGaattcaagaaaagaaaaattaataatgctaaaagaaatatacgacaaaaattgaatgacgaataa
- the LOC123720062 gene encoding WW domain-binding protein 4 isoform X2, whose amino-acid sequence MTEYWQSQARKYCEFCKCWFADNKVSISFHENGKKHKESVKKHISQLSKRSAKEFKAKEKLDNELQKMEKAAMSAYMKDVQNNADLTSKNINEMLEQDGNSSDIIAPSVITKKEPLWQEVKTDDAKPYFWNTETNETTWDEPDNYLSIAQQEEKKLRNDKKQKKILKEKQKEAMIEVKAHLVRESMKELAVKPEKATPTIFSYGPEPRSSKPYGKWETVVQEPVEKIDLQLPKKEVHLPPVVVEPEVVKFKEKRVDSLGDGPVEFKKRKINNAKRNIRQKLNDE is encoded by the exons AT GACAGAATATTGGCAGTCTCAGGCTCGAAAATATTGCGAGTTTTGCAAATGTTGGTTTGCAGATAACAaagtt TCTATATCTTTTCATGAAAATGGCAAAAAACATAAAGAAAGTGTCAAAAAGCATATATCCCAGCTTAGTAAACGTAGTGCAAAGGAATTTAAAGCTAAAGAAAAGCTTGATAATGAGTTACAAAAAATGGAAAAGGCTGCAATGAGTGCCTATATGAAAGATGTCCAAAATAATGCCGATTTAACTTCAAAG aatattaatgaaatgctAGAGCAAGATGGTAATAGTAGTGATATTATTGCACCGAGTGTAATTACCAAGAAAGAACCACTCTGGCAAGAAGTAAAGACTGATGATGCCAAGCCATATTTTTGGAATACAGAAACAAATG AAACAACATGGGATGAACCAGATAATTATCTCTCTATAGCTCAGCAAGAAGAAAAGAAACTGAGAAATGacaaaaaacagaaaaaaatatt aaaagaaaaGCAAAAAGAAGCTATGATAGAGGTTAAAGCACATTTAGTGAGAGAAAGTATGAAAGAATTAGCTGTAAAGCCCGAGAAAGCTACTccaacaatattttcttacgGGCCTGAACCACGAAGCAGCAAGCCGTATGGAAAATGGGAAACTGTTGTTCAAGA GCCTGTGGAAAAAATTGATTTGCAGTTGCCAAAGAAAGAAGTTCATCTACCACCAGTAGTCGTTGAACCGGAAGTTGTAAAGTTTAAGGAAAAGCGAGTGGACTCACTTGGTGATGGACCTGTAGaattcaagaaaagaaaaattaataatgctaaaagaaatatacgacaaaaattgaatgacgaataa
- the LOC123720018 gene encoding ATP-dependent RNA helicase me31b isoform X1 — MMTENRISAINHVGNSINNQKGDVDKTVDDMGWKSKLKLPPKDRRMKTSDVTDTRGNEFEEFCLKREILMGIFEKGWEKPSPIQEASIPIALSGKDVLARAKNGTGKTGAYCIPVIEQVDPKKDCIQALIVVPTRELALQTSQICIELAKHTDIRVMVTTGGTNLRDDIMRIYQNVQVIIATPGRIIDLMDKQVAKMDQCRMLVLDEADKLLSQDFKGMLDLVISRLPKERQILLFSATFPLSVKQFMEKHLREPYEINLMEELTLKGVTQYYAFVQERQKVHCLNTLFSKVQLQINQSIIFCNSTQRVELLAKKITELGYCCYYIHARMAQAHRNRVFHDFRAGLCRNLVCSDLFTRGIDVQAVNVVINFDFPRMAETYLHRIGRSGRFGHLGIAINLITYEDRFALHRIERELGTEIKPIPKVIDPALYVARVSEEDDGADK, encoded by the exons ATGATGACCGAAAACAGAATTAGTGCAATTAATCACGTCGGAAACAGTATAAATAATCAGAAAGG agATGTTGATAAAACTGTTGATGACATGGGATggaaatcaaaattaaaactgcCACCTAAAGACAGAAGAATGAAAACCAGT gaTGTAACAGACACAAGAGGAAATGAGTTTGAAGAATTTTGCCTAAAGAGAGAAATCCTTATGGGTATTTTTGAAAAAGGATGGGAAAAGCCATCACCTATTCAAGAGGCTTCAATACCCATTGCTCTCAGTGGTAAAGATGTACTTGCCAGGGCCAAGAATGGAACTGGAAAAACGGGTGCATATTGTATTCCAGTAATTGAACAG gtGGATCCTAAAAAAGATTGTATCCAAGCTTTAATTGTGGTACCAACAAGAGAACTAGCATTACAAACTTCACAAATCTGCATTGAGTTGGCAAAACACACTGATATACGTGTTATGGTCACAACGGGAGGCACAAACCTCAGAGATGACATCATGCGTATATACCAAAATG TTCAAGTGATAATTGCCACACCTGGCCGTATTATTGATCTCATGGACAAGCAAGTGGCTAAAATGGACCAGTGTAGAATGTTGGTACTTGATGAAGCTGACAAACTTCTCTCTCAAGACTTCAAAGGCATGCTCGACTTGGTTATCTCAAG attacCAAAAGAACGCCAAATCTTGCTATTCTCAGCCACTTTCCCATTAAGTGTAAAACAGTTCATGGAAAAACATCTCCGGGAACCATATGAGATTAACCTGATGGAGGAACTAACACTGAAAGGAGTCACACAATATTATGCATTTGTACAAGAAAGACAAAAAGTGCACTGTTTAAATACACTCTTTTCAAAGGTACAA TTACAAATTAAccaatcaataatattttgcaaTTCGACTCAGCGCGTGGAGTTGCTGGCCAAGAAGATAACAGAGTTGGGCTACTGCTGTTACTATATCCATGCGCGGATGGCGCAAGCGCACAGGAACCGTGTGTTCCACGACTTCCGCGCGGGTTTGTGCCGCAATCTCGTATGCTCAGATCTGTTCACTCGCGGTATCGACGTACAAGCCGTGAACGTCGTCATCAACTTCGACTTCCCGCGCATGGCCGAGACGTATCTGCACCGCATCGGGCGGTCGGGCCGCTTCGGCCATCTCGGTATCGCCATCAATCTCATCACGTATGAGGATAGGTTTGCTCTCCACCGTATCGAGCGGGAACTTGGCACGGAGATCAAGCCGATCCCGAAGGTAATCGACCCCGCCCTGTATGTCGCGCGCGTCTCCGAAGAAGATGACGGCGCGGACAAGTAA
- the LOC123720018 gene encoding ATP-dependent RNA helicase me31b isoform X2, protein MMTENRISAINHVGNSINNQKGDVDKTVDDMGWKSKLKLPPKDRRMKTSDVTDTRGNEFEEFCLKREILMGIFEKGWEKPSPIQEASIPIALSGKDVLARAKNGTGKTGAYCIPVIEQVDPKKDCIQALIVVPTRELALQTSQICIELAKHTDIRVMVTTGGTNLRDDIMRIYQNVQVIIATPGRIIDLMDKQVAKMDQCRMLVLDEADKLLSQDFKGMLDLVISRLPKERQILLFSATFPLSVKQFMEKHLREPYEINLMEELTLKGVTQYYAFVQERQKVHCLNTLFSKLQINQSIIFCNSTQRVELLAKKITELGYCCYYIHARMAQAHRNRVFHDFRAGLCRNLVCSDLFTRGIDVQAVNVVINFDFPRMAETYLHRIGRSGRFGHLGIAINLITYEDRFALHRIERELGTEIKPIPKVIDPALYVARVSEEDDGADK, encoded by the exons ATGATGACCGAAAACAGAATTAGTGCAATTAATCACGTCGGAAACAGTATAAATAATCAGAAAGG agATGTTGATAAAACTGTTGATGACATGGGATggaaatcaaaattaaaactgcCACCTAAAGACAGAAGAATGAAAACCAGT gaTGTAACAGACACAAGAGGAAATGAGTTTGAAGAATTTTGCCTAAAGAGAGAAATCCTTATGGGTATTTTTGAAAAAGGATGGGAAAAGCCATCACCTATTCAAGAGGCTTCAATACCCATTGCTCTCAGTGGTAAAGATGTACTTGCCAGGGCCAAGAATGGAACTGGAAAAACGGGTGCATATTGTATTCCAGTAATTGAACAG gtGGATCCTAAAAAAGATTGTATCCAAGCTTTAATTGTGGTACCAACAAGAGAACTAGCATTACAAACTTCACAAATCTGCATTGAGTTGGCAAAACACACTGATATACGTGTTATGGTCACAACGGGAGGCACAAACCTCAGAGATGACATCATGCGTATATACCAAAATG TTCAAGTGATAATTGCCACACCTGGCCGTATTATTGATCTCATGGACAAGCAAGTGGCTAAAATGGACCAGTGTAGAATGTTGGTACTTGATGAAGCTGACAAACTTCTCTCTCAAGACTTCAAAGGCATGCTCGACTTGGTTATCTCAAG attacCAAAAGAACGCCAAATCTTGCTATTCTCAGCCACTTTCCCATTAAGTGTAAAACAGTTCATGGAAAAACATCTCCGGGAACCATATGAGATTAACCTGATGGAGGAACTAACACTGAAAGGAGTCACACAATATTATGCATTTGTACAAGAAAGACAAAAAGTGCACTGTTTAAATACACTCTTTTCAAAG TTACAAATTAAccaatcaataatattttgcaaTTCGACTCAGCGCGTGGAGTTGCTGGCCAAGAAGATAACAGAGTTGGGCTACTGCTGTTACTATATCCATGCGCGGATGGCGCAAGCGCACAGGAACCGTGTGTTCCACGACTTCCGCGCGGGTTTGTGCCGCAATCTCGTATGCTCAGATCTGTTCACTCGCGGTATCGACGTACAAGCCGTGAACGTCGTCATCAACTTCGACTTCCCGCGCATGGCCGAGACGTATCTGCACCGCATCGGGCGGTCGGGCCGCTTCGGCCATCTCGGTATCGCCATCAATCTCATCACGTATGAGGATAGGTTTGCTCTCCACCGTATCGAGCGGGAACTTGGCACGGAGATCAAGCCGATCCCGAAGGTAATCGACCCCGCCCTGTATGTCGCGCGCGTCTCCGAAGAAGATGACGGCGCGGACAAGTAA